The Metamycoplasma gateae genome window below encodes:
- a CDS encoding HinT-interacting membrane complex protein P80, whose protein sequence is MSEKIKKTKTTEQKAKRRKVLWGTFWATAISAALAAGIGIPLVQASKALPKPTPILEKDSTILEIELPDGTSKKIDYGDVDKTPTLTNKNKNIFEAIEKNIANFLYEKEYEASLWYQAVYNANKAKVDEKTFALDSIDKIKERVQKEIDDLKKQYQKQYGLEKKWEEKFLEALSRSDWGSSKNETQALEYRVNIEVNKHAYRRYKTEVNTDWTYDELKNGIVANKDVFYEYKGKKVTIASKGEKIILDFAKENKNYVLPTEDSIESQTSSQSSIKIPMFVTKSFIKEFKDPERFIQPWISKKQAILSEFSLSAHQDQTGAEKPWIVSKTEIINLLKFSSYIEDETQVKIKAAIDGLKEFKGFSTLIKEDQITEQDEKVATNDKKLIEYLSADKSNSSKFGSKGFVNLEQTISTADPSSYLSLLSILLGDATESTGIYKYTEKADLFKDLKTNIIGALKSTPDFDKLENEFKNKLEQALTSEPQTKNKTDNYVEEYSKYNNEVEKIINNLEEKEFNKLFGNAFKDTFTKDVEGNKVNAIYKVGDNFVTVNSKGILIQNLHKFSSVDSIQKLIVKDLAIKSKANYKNTFTSELFDLNTIFNEILNSSYQINDLLSKEDFKTYLKEKKFTPIDSDKEKNFEDQDLSGALEYIKTLEQTNKTTIVNNKYGQIKEFIKKQIDQNLVADFTFDNNTNKFKITPHTNQDIIPYLFDIIVKYVLEDKHIENEGGQ, encoded by the coding sequence ATGTCAGAAAAAATCAAAAAAACTAAAACAACTGAACAAAAAGCTAAAAGAAGAAAAGTTCTTTGAGGAACTTTCTGAGCAACTGCTATTTCTGCAGCTTTAGCAGCGGGAATAGGGATTCCTCTTGTTCAAGCATCAAAAGCATTACCTAAACCAACCCCTATTTTAGAAAAAGACAGTACAATCCTAGAAATTGAATTACCTGACGGAACTTCTAAAAAAATTGATTACGGTGATGTTGATAAAACCCCTACTTTAACAAATAAGAACAAAAATATATTTGAAGCAATAGAAAAAAATATTGCTAACTTTTTATACGAAAAAGAATATGAAGCCTCATTGTGATACCAAGCTGTTTATAATGCAAATAAAGCAAAAGTTGATGAAAAAACCTTTGCTCTAGATTCGATTGACAAAATTAAAGAAAGAGTTCAAAAAGAAATTGATGATCTTAAAAAACAATATCAAAAGCAATATGGCTTAGAAAAAAAATGAGAAGAAAAGTTTTTAGAAGCACTTTCAAGATCTGATTGAGGATCATCAAAGAATGAAACTCAAGCTTTAGAATATAGAGTTAATATCGAGGTAAACAAACATGCTTACCGCAGATACAAGACAGAAGTTAATACCGATTGAACATATGATGAATTAAAAAATGGTATTGTTGCTAACAAAGATGTTTTCTATGAATATAAGGGCAAAAAAGTTACAATAGCATCAAAAGGTGAAAAAATAATATTAGATTTTGCAAAAGAAAACAAAAACTATGTTTTACCTACAGAAGATTCAATCGAATCACAAACATCATCACAGTCATCGATTAAAATACCAATGTTTGTTACTAAATCATTCATTAAGGAATTTAAGGATCCTGAAAGATTTATTCAACCTTGAATTTCTAAAAAACAAGCTATTTTATCTGAATTTTCACTTTCAGCTCATCAAGATCAAACAGGAGCAGAAAAACCTTGAATCGTTTCAAAAACTGAAATTATTAATTTACTAAAATTCTCTTCATATATTGAAGATGAAACCCAAGTTAAAATTAAAGCAGCGATTGATGGACTAAAAGAATTTAAAGGGTTTAGTACACTAATTAAAGAAGATCAAATAACAGAACAAGATGAAAAAGTAGCAACAAATGATAAAAAATTAATTGAATATCTATCGGCAGATAAATCAAATTCATCTAAATTTGGTTCAAAAGGTTTTGTAAACTTAGAACAAACGATTTCAACAGCAGACCCATCATCTTATTTATCGTTGCTATCAATTTTATTAGGTGATGCAACTGAAAGCACTGGAATTTATAAATATACTGAAAAAGCTGATTTATTCAAGGATTTAAAAACAAACATAATTGGAGCCTTAAAATCTACACCAGATTTTGATAAATTAGAAAATGAATTTAAAAATAAATTAGAACAAGCCTTAACTTCTGAACCACAAACTAAGAATAAAACTGATAATTATGTTGAAGAATATTCTAAATATAACAACGAAGTAGAAAAAATCATTAACAACCTAGAAGAAAAAGAGTTTAACAAATTATTTGGAAATGCATTTAAAGACACATTTACTAAAGATGTTGAAGGGAACAAGGTTAATGCAATTTATAAAGTTGGAGATAACTTTGTAACTGTAAATTCTAAAGGTATATTAATTCAAAATTTACATAAATTTAGTTCAGTTGATTCAATTCAAAAATTAATAGTTAAAGATTTAGCAATTAAATCAAAAGCAAATTATAAAAATACATTTACATCGGAGTTATTTGATTTAAATACCATATTTAATGAAATCTTAAATTCTTCATATCAAATTAACGATCTTTTATCTAAAGAAGACTTTAAAACTTATTTAAAAGAGAAGAAATTCACTCCAATCGATTCAGATAAAGAAAAGAATTTTGAAGATCAAGATTTAAGTGGAGCTTTAGAATACATAAAAACTCTTGAACAAACAAACAAAACAACTATTGTAAATAACAAATATGGACAAATAAAAGAATTTATCAAGAAACAAATCGATCAAAATTTAGTTGCTGATTTTACATTTGATAATAACACGAATAAATTTAAAATTACACCACACACAAATCAAGATATTATTCCATACTTATTCGACATTATTGTTAAGTACGTATTAGAAGATAAACATATTGAAAACGAAGGAGGACAATAA
- a CDS encoding HinT-interacting membrane complex lipoprotein P60, translating to MKKSTKIFTSLLPLSSLLAPILVSCGNNEGSSKKETPGYQTGFLKQQSSKNQLILSVIDSYLEKFYANDLTNINEKDKILNAIENKENKLHKDLYDIFKYYATKLLEGNPQLFWNLKHELIKLNIDTANYNPAPENLPNEDEFIFLMKNSKFLSSNIRLELEKLLVSKLYLLKSREEYKTLTLNEHGLDKYQVSLEEEMKKDSTTKIKKDIYESLDLTSSNLYLVKYIIENPLIQKWSFTDEKDMNLRVGKANVSTFEDFNNLASYNPNKSQQYDYNPVAKNPEYLLKTGTSEGADVLKTLRAFSGIQANTEVSGDLSNTLYSIQKAKSPIFGFVDPSTKKVLDQDYFKFAKILKQEQKLPKLKASAELKNKQTDEEKIKSLTAADIEFEGLTRDNSNQRLFTKTVTLDSNSYTMQFEVIDSITFSGQLLRAKINLSIKELGARHTYEFSTDLEYKDKEFVDQTDSNDYNLDKLPSFIDMIKNNKIEASYVVKIAPLHLENKTKNLKGEEITKRILTFENTPWKEEDQQNILANYIVVSKGTSLFREANKYILDNLGFKLSNLNDVVLELFKVEGLI from the coding sequence ATGAAAAAATCTACTAAAATATTCACTTCATTATTACCACTTTCATCATTATTAGCTCCTATTCTTGTCTCTTGTGGAAACAATGAAGGATCTTCTAAAAAAGAAACCCCTGGATATCAAACAGGATTTCTAAAACAACAAAGTTCTAAAAATCAACTAATACTTTCTGTTATTGATAGTTACTTAGAAAAATTTTATGCAAATGATTTAACTAACATTAATGAAAAAGATAAGATATTGAACGCAATTGAAAACAAAGAAAATAAATTACACAAAGATTTATATGATATTTTTAAATACTACGCCACAAAATTATTAGAAGGCAACCCTCAACTATTTTGAAATCTAAAACACGAATTAATTAAACTTAATATTGATACAGCAAATTACAATCCTGCTCCAGAAAATTTACCAAACGAAGATGAATTCATCTTTTTAATGAAAAATTCAAAGTTTTTAAGTTCAAATATTAGATTAGAATTAGAAAAACTATTAGTATCAAAACTATACCTATTAAAATCAAGAGAAGAATATAAAACTCTTACATTGAATGAACATGGTTTAGATAAATATCAAGTTAGTTTAGAAGAGGAAATGAAAAAAGATTCAACGACAAAAATAAAAAAAGATATTTATGAATCTTTAGATTTAACAAGCTCAAATCTTTATTTAGTTAAATATATTATTGAAAATCCGTTAATTCAAAAATGATCATTTACAGATGAAAAAGACATGAATTTAAGAGTTGGAAAAGCTAATGTTTCTACATTTGAGGATTTTAATAATTTAGCTAGCTATAATCCAAATAAATCACAACAATATGATTATAACCCTGTAGCCAAAAATCCAGAATACTTATTAAAAACTGGAACTTCTGAAGGGGCGGATGTATTAAAAACATTGAGAGCATTTTCGGGAATACAAGCCAACACTGAGGTATCAGGAGATTTATCAAATACATTATATTCAATACAAAAAGCTAAGTCACCAATTTTTGGTTTTGTCGATCCATCAACTAAAAAAGTTTTAGATCAAGATTATTTCAAATTTGCAAAAATTCTAAAACAAGAACAAAAATTACCAAAATTAAAAGCTTCAGCAGAATTAAAAAACAAACAAACTGATGAAGAAAAAATAAAATCATTAACTGCTGCGGATATTGAATTTGAAGGACTAACAAGAGATAATTCAAATCAAAGATTATTCACCAAAACTGTAACCTTAGATTCTAATAGCTACACTATGCAATTTGAGGTTATAGATTCAATTACTTTTAGTGGTCAGCTTTTAAGAGCTAAAATTAATTTGAGTATAAAAGAGCTAGGTGCAAGACATACATACGAATTCAGCACCGATCTTGAATATAAAGATAAAGAATTTGTTGATCAAACTGATTCAAATGATTACAACTTAGATAAATTACCTTCATTTATTGATATGATAAAAAACAATAAAATTGAAGCTTCATATGTTGTTAAAATAGCTCCTCTTCACCTTGAAAATAAAACTAAGAACTTAAAAGGCGAAGAGATTACAAAAAGAATTTTAACATTTGAAAATACTCCATGAAAAGAAGAAGATCAGCAAAATATATTAGCAAATTACATAGTTGTATCTAAGGGAACTTCTTTATTTAGAGAAGCTAACAAATATATTTTAGATAATCTAGGATTTAAACTATCAAACCTAAATGATGTAGTCTTAGAACTATTTAAAGTGGAAGGATTAATTTAA
- the hinT gene encoding histidine triad protein HinT: protein MEKDTFQRIIDREIPATIIYEDADVIAFLDIDPVEKGHFLVTPKEFSENLYDIEEEELLKLISKARELAVSQMEKLNASGFKLIINNNESAGQAIFRTHIHIIPYYD, encoded by the coding sequence ATGGAAAAAGATACATTCCAAAGGATAATAGATCGTGAGATTCCTGCAACTATTATTTATGAAGATGCAGATGTTATAGCCTTCTTAGATATTGATCCAGTTGAAAAAGGGCACTTTCTTGTAACACCTAAAGAGTTCTCAGAAAACTTATATGATATTGAAGAAGAAGAATTATTAAAATTAATTTCAAAAGCAAGAGAATTAGCAGTTAGTCAAATGGAAAAACTGAATGCTTCTGGATTTAAATTAATAATAAATAATAACGAATCAGCTGGACAAGCAATTTTTAGAACACATATTCACATCATTCCTTATTATGATTAA
- the lysS gene encoding lysine--tRNA ligase, with protein MERKYSEQEQIRRNKISLLADKQIRAFNSTIKPTTSSKELESLYSTKTREEIDEAKKEVIFNGRVIAQRGPFIVLQDRDGSMQIYVDKKTLDEVSLEVLKQLDLGDIVSVAGLVSKTHTEALMVKAKSVILLTKALKPLPDKYHGLVDPEERRRHRYVDTIVNENSKKTFILRTKIIKGVREFFDNLDYLEVDTPVLQPILGGAAARPFITFYNALDRDFYLRIATELPLKKCIVGGLERVYEIGRIFRNEGVDSTHNPEFTSIEFYEAYSDMWGMMERTEGVFKHLTQKLGIDKVKFNGYDIEFKYPFAKINMVDAVSSKIGVDVRKLNDEQALELAKQHGIKTEKYYKLGHVINDLFEKYIEDTLIQPTFVYGHPIEISPLAFKELDDERFTQRAELFIGTKEFANMFTELSDPIDQLERFEAQLDERENGNEEANEIDWDFVNALEYGLPPTGGCGIGIDRLVMLLTQNDSIRDILLFPQLKDLK; from the coding sequence ATGGAAAGAAAATATTCAGAACAAGAACAAATTAGAAGAAACAAAATTTCTTTATTAGCTGACAAACAAATTAGAGCTTTCAATTCAACAATTAAACCAACTACCTCATCAAAAGAACTTGAATCATTATATTCAACAAAAACAAGAGAAGAAATTGACGAAGCTAAAAAAGAAGTAATTTTTAATGGTAGAGTTATTGCTCAACGTGGCCCATTTATTGTTTTACAAGATAGAGACGGAAGTATGCAAATTTATGTTGATAAAAAAACATTAGATGAAGTTTCGTTAGAAGTTTTAAAACAATTAGACTTAGGAGATATAGTTAGTGTTGCCGGGCTAGTTTCAAAAACTCATACAGAAGCTTTAATGGTTAAAGCAAAAAGTGTGATTTTATTAACAAAAGCTTTAAAACCTCTTCCTGATAAATACCACGGATTAGTTGATCCAGAAGAAAGAAGAAGACATCGTTATGTTGATACAATAGTTAATGAAAATTCTAAAAAAACATTTATTTTAAGAACAAAAATCATAAAAGGCGTTAGAGAGTTTTTTGATAATTTAGATTATTTAGAAGTTGATACACCTGTATTACAACCTATTTTAGGCGGTGCTGCAGCAAGACCATTTATTACATTTTACAATGCATTAGACCGTGATTTTTATTTAAGAATCGCAACTGAATTACCACTTAAAAAATGTATTGTTGGTGGTTTGGAAAGAGTTTATGAAATTGGACGTATTTTTAGAAATGAAGGTGTGGATAGCACACATAACCCAGAATTTACCTCAATAGAGTTTTATGAAGCATACTCAGACATGTGAGGTATGATGGAAAGAACAGAAGGTGTATTTAAACATTTAACTCAAAAATTAGGAATTGATAAAGTTAAATTTAATGGTTATGATATCGAATTTAAATATCCATTTGCAAAAATAAATATGGTTGATGCAGTTTCTTCAAAAATCGGTGTTGATGTTAGAAAATTAAATGATGAACAAGCTCTTGAGTTAGCTAAACAACATGGCATTAAAACAGAAAAATACTATAAATTAGGACATGTAATTAATGATTTGTTTGAAAAATATATTGAAGACACATTAATACAACCTACTTTTGTTTATGGTCATCCAATTGAAATTAGTCCTCTTGCTTTTAAAGAATTAGATGATGAAAGATTTACACAAAGAGCTGAATTATTCATTGGAACAAAAGAATTTGCAAATATGTTTACTGAATTATCAGACCCTATTGATCAATTGGAAAGATTTGAAGCTCAACTAGATGAAAGAGAAAACGGTAACGAAGAAGCAAATGAAATTGATTGAGATTTTGTTAATGCTTTAGAATATGGGTTACCTCCTACAGGTGGTTGTGGAATAGGTATTGACCGTTTAGTGATGTTATTAACTCAAAATGATTCAATTAGAGACATTCTTTTATTCCCTCAATTAAAAGATTTAAAATAA
- the whiA gene encoding DNA-binding protein WhiA, with translation MDKTFTQEIKQELINRPLTRQEKLNLLSGVFATANIEKNVAKLIFNNKILSKYIINLLDEFQIKHDSRRRNDLIIDLSTFKNINIKYERDYFSGIFLASGSISSFESASNHLELKFYSFDKALECLITLNNYDLEFKLLRRDNKFLIYLKKIENICDFLKAIEAINSYYQLEEYKIERDYFNNINRITNFDIYNQQRIANANTLFLANYDFIIKNKLTNLFTKEELQFFKIKKANLDSSLVDLVELLAQKNIYKSRSSLNHTLIKLKNKVHKYDSKNKNK, from the coding sequence ATGGATAAAACATTTACACAAGAAATAAAGCAAGAATTAATAAATAGACCACTTACAAGACAGGAAAAACTGAATTTATTAAGTGGTGTTTTTGCTACTGCCAATATTGAAAAAAATGTCGCAAAATTAATTTTTAATAACAAAATTTTATCTAAATATATTATTAATTTATTAGATGAATTTCAAATAAAACATGATAGTAGAAGAAGAAATGACTTAATTATCGATTTATCTACTTTTAAAAATATAAATATTAAATATGAGAGAGACTATTTTTCAGGAATATTTTTAGCATCTGGCTCAATTTCTTCGTTTGAAAGTGCTTCAAACCATTTAGAACTTAAATTTTATAGCTTCGATAAAGCCTTAGAATGTTTAATTACTTTAAATAATTATGATCTAGAATTCAAGCTTCTAAGAAGAGATAATAAATTTTTAATTTATCTTAAAAAAATAGAAAATATATGTGATTTTTTAAAAGCTATTGAGGCAATTAATTCGTATTATCAATTAGAAGAATATAAAATTGAACGTGATTATTTTAATAATATAAATAGAATTACAAACTTTGACATATACAATCAACAACGAATAGCAAATGCAAATACACTATTTTTAGCAAACTATGATTTCATCATTAAAAATAAACTAACAAATTTATTTACTAAAGAAGAATTACAGTTTTTTAAAATCAAAAAAGCAAATTTAGATAGCAGTCTTGTAGATTTAGTTGAATTACTTGCACAAAAAAATATTTATAAGTCTAGATCATCATTGAATCACACATTAATAAAGCTTAAAAATAAGGTCCATAAATACGACTCTAAAAATAAAAATAAGTAG
- a CDS encoding acetate/propionate family kinase has translation MSKILVINAGSSSIKWTLFNSTLNIEAKGVAQRIKMKEGILTLSYKGKTEDYNMPLPTFLDTVKQLVIQWEQHGIIKDFNEISKVAFRVVNGGPNLQKTSVITNQEIEWLKESIDLAPVHNPGALEAIIAFKTLLPHAKMSMHFDTSFHQTLPKKSYTYPIDKELTDKLKIRKYGFHGLNHNFIALKCQEILNKNKVNIVSLHIGNGASLCAIEDSKSIDTTMGFTPLAGIMMGTRSGDIDASIIPYIMKNTNMSVDEVFKSLNEKSGMLGVSQISSDLRDVQKVKEQDSQAAFAIDLYTQRIADYLIQYLNKIDGKIDAIVFTAGVGENDSSIRKEVINKIKLINLKIDDEKNAGSNFAEYKIISSNDSLIPIYVIRAQEEEFIAKEAINL, from the coding sequence ATGAGCAAGATTTTAGTAATTAATGCAGGTTCTAGTTCTATTAAGTGAACATTATTTAATAGCACATTAAATATCGAGGCAAAAGGAGTTGCACAACGTATAAAAATGAAAGAGGGTATCTTAACTCTTTCTTATAAAGGCAAAACTGAAGATTATAATATGCCTCTTCCTACATTTCTAGATACAGTTAAGCAACTTGTTATTCAATGAGAACAACATGGAATAATAAAAGATTTTAATGAGATTTCAAAGGTTGCATTTAGAGTTGTAAACGGTGGTCCGAATTTACAAAAAACTTCAGTAATAACAAATCAAGAGATTGAATGATTAAAAGAATCAATTGATCTAGCACCAGTTCATAACCCAGGAGCACTTGAAGCTATTATAGCATTTAAAACATTATTACCACATGCTAAGATGTCTATGCACTTCGACACATCTTTCCACCAAACCTTGCCTAAAAAATCATATACATATCCAATAGACAAAGAATTAACTGATAAATTAAAAATTAGAAAATATGGTTTCCATGGGTTAAATCATAATTTTATAGCTTTAAAATGTCAAGAAATTTTAAATAAAAATAAAGTAAACATAGTAAGCTTACATATTGGTAATGGAGCAAGTTTGTGTGCAATTGAAGACAGTAAATCAATAGATACAACAATGGGATTTACCCCATTAGCTGGTATAATGATGGGAACAAGATCGGGTGATATAGATGCTTCAATAATTCCTTATATAATGAAAAACACTAACATGAGTGTTGACGAAGTATTTAAGTCATTAAATGAAAAATCAGGAATGCTTGGAGTTTCACAAATTTCTTCAGATTTAAGAGACGTTCAAAAGGTTAAGGAACAAGATAGTCAAGCTGCTTTTGCAATTGATTTATACACTCAACGAATTGCTGATTATTTAATTCAATACTTAAATAAAATAGATGGAAAAATTGATGCAATAGTTTTTACAGCTGGTGTTGGTGAAAATGATTCATCAATAAGAAAAGAAGTTATCAATAAAATTAAATTAATAAATCTAAAAATAGATGATGAAAAAAATGCTGGAAGTAATTTTGCAGAATATAAAATTATTTCATCAAACGATAGTTTAATCCCGATATATGTAATAAGAGCTCAAGAAGAAGAATTTATTGCAAAGGAAGCAATTAATCTATAA
- a CDS encoding ABC transporter ATP-binding protein encodes MFKLLKYIDKKLRFLSFLVLFLTTIQVIAFLFIPIFIGQISSLIAQRAFMVSNPHLPIPDYVNVTILKMFTVSGTINESLKSFSIYFVIALIIGTISTLGGSLLSSYVSNKGAKQIRQKLWEHLGNLSEKDIEHFTHSKIITRFTIDINRIQMEINLFLRLSIIGPFNLIFGLIFALLTDLQLSITLGILVPILMITMIVTGLLIKPIFSREQKMYERINNESQESILGIKVIKSYNLEKIQDKKFQDQNQSWQKTSKKSWNAYNLAFAFVNLFANLITAIILLATGYIARKNNPNVAEYKELISSATTFTNYVMFITVGIIMSTFSIFSIVKSIVSAKKINEIFDTKPDIKYVQSDLKISKGHIVFDHVSFKYHEHAEKNVLDDISFEVLPGKTLGILGVTGSGKSTIAKLINLDFKASSGTVKIDGNDITKIDTKSIRSSISHVYQKPLLLSGSIKENLLMAKKDATEEEIIDCLKSSSAYDFVFKMKDNINAEIKPKGTNLSGGQKQRLSIAQGLIKKPKILILDDSTSALDGTTEANIKKNLKNDAKKNELTTIIIAQKISSIIDADQIIVLDNGKLSAIGNHEFLLKNSPLYYEISKTQLGGQDV; translated from the coding sequence ATGTTTAAACTTTTAAAATATATTGATAAAAAACTTAGATTTCTATCTTTTTTAGTTTTATTTTTAACCACAATTCAAGTTATAGCATTTTTATTCATCCCAATTTTTATTGGACAAATTTCCTCATTAATTGCTCAAAGGGCATTTATGGTTTCAAACCCTCATTTGCCAATTCCAGATTATGTTAATGTAACTATTTTAAAGATGTTTACCGTTTCAGGTACAATAAACGAAAGTTTAAAAAGTTTTTCAATTTATTTTGTAATAGCTTTAATTATAGGAACCATTTCAACTCTCGGCGGCTCGTTGCTGTCATCATATGTTTCAAATAAAGGCGCAAAACAGATAAGGCAAAAACTTTGAGAACATTTAGGGAATTTATCAGAAAAAGATATTGAACATTTTACACATTCAAAAATTATTACAAGATTTACTATTGATATAAATAGAATTCAAATGGAAATAAATCTTTTTTTAAGGTTGAGTATCATTGGACCATTTAATTTAATATTTGGATTAATTTTTGCACTATTAACAGATTTGCAACTTTCAATAACATTGGGAATTTTAGTACCTATTTTAATGATTACAATGATTGTTACAGGATTGCTGATTAAACCGATATTTTCAAGAGAGCAAAAAATGTATGAAAGGATTAATAACGAATCTCAAGAAAGTATTTTGGGTATTAAAGTAATTAAATCTTATAATTTAGAAAAAATTCAAGACAAAAAGTTTCAAGACCAAAATCAATCTTGACAAAAAACATCAAAAAAATCTTGAAATGCTTACAATTTAGCATTTGCATTTGTTAATTTATTTGCTAATTTGATTACAGCTATTATTCTACTTGCAACTGGATACATTGCAAGAAAGAATAATCCAAACGTAGCTGAATATAAAGAACTTATTTCAAGTGCAACTACATTTACTAATTATGTTATGTTTATAACGGTTGGAATAATAATGTCTACTTTTAGTATATTTTCAATTGTAAAATCAATAGTTTCAGCTAAAAAAATTAATGAAATATTCGACACAAAACCAGATATCAAATATGTACAATCGGATTTAAAAATTTCAAAAGGTCACATAGTTTTTGATCATGTTTCTTTTAAATATCATGAGCATGCTGAAAAAAACGTTTTAGATGATATTAGTTTCGAGGTTTTACCTGGAAAAACACTTGGAATTTTAGGTGTTACAGGCTCAGGAAAAAGTACAATTGCTAAGTTGATCAACCTTGATTTTAAAGCTTCATCAGGTACTGTAAAAATAGATGGTAATGACATTACCAAAATAGATACAAAATCTATAAGAAGTTCGATTTCACATGTTTATCAAAAACCATTATTATTGAGTGGAAGTATCAAAGAAAATCTTTTAATGGCAAAAAAAGATGCAACAGAAGAAGAAATTATTGATTGTTTAAAATCTTCTTCGGCATATGATTTTGTATTTAAAATGAAAGATAACATCAATGCTGAGATAAAACCGAAAGGAACTAATCTATCTGGTGGTCAAAAACAACGTCTATCAATTGCTCAAGGACTAATAAAAAAACCTAAAATTTTAATTTTGGATGATTCAACTTCTGCATTGGATGGTACAACTGAGGCAAATATAAAGAAAAATCTAAAAAATGATGCTAAGAAAAATGAATTAACAACAATTATTATTGCTCAAAAAATATCATCGATTATAGATGCTGATCAAATTATTGTGCTAGATAATGGAAAATTATCTGCAATTGGAAACCACGAATTTTTATTAAAAAATTCACCATTGTATTATGAGATTTCAAAAACCCAATTAGGAGGTCAAGATGTATAG